In Candidatus Manganitrophus noduliformans, the genomic stretch AGCGCTTCGCGGATACCGGCCGACCATGACATTTTCGAGAACCGTCATCTCCGAAAAAAGCCGGATGTTCTGAAAGGTCCGCGCCACCCCGCGACGGGTGATCTCGTGCGGCGGGAGAGAACCGATCGGCTCCCCTCGAAACCGAATCAGGCCGGCGGTCGGCGGGATCAGGCCGGTAATACAGTTGAAAAAGGTCGTTTTCCCCGCGCCGTTCGGCCCGATGAGGCTGGTCACCTTCCCCGCTTCGATCGAGAGCGCAACCCCTTCGAGCGCCTTCAGCCCGTCGAAGGTTTTGGTCAGCCCCTCTATTTCCAAAAAAGCCTGTTGAGACATGATTCCCGCTCTTTTGGATAACACATTTGAGGGAGGAAGTCAAAACGCGAGCACCTTATCACAGCGGCCGATGAAGGGTCAAGAAGAAGAACATTTTCCGAGTCGAATTCGGGCGACACAGTGGAGACAAAAAAAACAGATTTGTTCATTTCGCGACAAAATCGTTCGGCCCGGTTACTTTTCGGGATTGCATTTTTGATGTCCTATTTCTATCCCCGCTGTCAAATAAATGACGCGCGGTTGTAGGGCGTTCGAGTTCTTTTGTGAAAGTAAGCGCGCTTACAGATCCAATCGGTATAGCAATTGCACCAAGAGAATCATGTACGACGAGCGGTCGATTACGAAGAGGTAATCTCCGTGCAGGCAAGGTGCCTCATCCCGGCGTGGTTCGCGCGGGTGATGCACTTTTTTTTTGCCCAAAATGAAAGACCACCGACCCAACCGATCACCACAACCGACACATGGAGGAAAAAAACCAAATGATACGATATCGCCTTGGGCGCATCTTCGTTTTCCTGGGACTTCTCGGAATTCTTCTCTCCTCATTGGCAACAGGGCCTTCGACGGCCCACGCGGGGGGAACGATCAAAATCGACGACGTGCGCTCCGTCAGTGTCGGGATGGGGCTGCGGACCAGCTTCAACATGATCGAAGATGCCGCCCCGAGCGGAGAGGATTGGTCCAAAGACTTTGCGCTTGATAATATCCGCCTCTACATGAGTGGACAGCTCCATGAATTAATCACCTTTGAGTTCAATACCGAACGCGAGCAGACGTCCGCCACAACGGAGAGCATTCGTGTCCTGGATGCGGTCGTGAAGTTTGGTTTTAACGATTACTTCAATATTTGGTTCGGCCGTTTTCTTCCTCCCAGCGACCGCTCGAATCTGGACGGCCCCTACTATCTGAACGCCTGGGATTTCCCCTTCGTTCAGATGTATCCGGCGATCTTCGCCGGGCGGGATGACGGCGCGGCGATCTGGGGGATGATCGGCGGAGGAAAATTTAAGTACCAGGTCGGCGCCTTCGACGGGACGACAGGCGGACCGAATGAGAAAGACAACCTCCTTTACGCGGGGCGGCTCACCCTCAATCTGTGGGATCCGGAGGCGGGGTACTACAACAGCAGCACCTATTACGGATCGATGAACGTTCTCGCAATCGGCCTGGCGGCAATGACCCAAAAAGACGCCGTCGGAACGGCGGGGGCTTCCGGCGATTTTACCGGCTGGAACGTCGATCTCCTCGTTGAGCGGAATCTCGGTTCGGCAGGGGTCGCGACCTTGGAAGGGGCCTATTATGACTACGATAACGAAGGGCTTGCCACGGAAGGGGACGGCTACTTCGCGCTGATCAGCTATCTCCTTCCCGGCAAGGTCGGCGGGGAGACGCTTCAGGGACAGCTCCAGCCGATGGTCCGGTATCAGCGGTTCGAGAATGAAGGTCCGGCCACCGGCGATCACAGCCGACTCGATGTGGCATTGAGCTATATCATCGATGGACACAACGCTCGGATCACCCTCACCTATTCTCAGGATGATCCGGCTGCCGCGGGCGCCCCCGATTTTGACATGATCAAACTGGGCCTTCAGTTCCAGATCTAACGGGCATCCTCTCATAGGGGCAGACACACGGGTCTGCCCCTACAAATACGGATGGGACGGCAGGTGCACGGGATTCTAAACATCACCTTTGAACAAAAGAGAAATCGAACGGTGGCGCGGGAGATCCGCCAGCAGGCGCCGCTTCGGGTGATCCGGCCGTTCTACCCCGAGGGGGAGGGGACGGCCCATCTTTATCTTCTCAACGCCACGGCGGGAATTCTGGAGGGGGACCAACTCGAGATCTCCCTCCGTCTGGAGAAGGGGACCCACGCCGTCGTGACGACGCCGGCGGCGACGCGGGTCCATCCGACGCCGTCGGGGGAGGCCCGCCAGCGGACCACCCTCTCCGTCGGTCCCGGCGCCACCCTGGAATATCTGGCCGAGCCGGTTCTCCCCTATGCCGGAGCGGCTTTTCATCAAGAGACCGATATTTTTCTGGAGGAGCAGGCCATCCTTTTTTACGCCGACCTCCTCGGCCCCGGAAGGCTTGCCCGGGGGGAATCGTTTGCCTACCGGCTTTATGAGAATCAATTGCGGATCGTCGATCCGGAAGGGGTTCTGGTTCAAGAGCGATTTCGGCTGGCCCCCTCCGAACGCCCGTTGGAGGAGATCGGGGTGATGGAGGGCTTCAGTCATCTCGGCACCCTTTATCTCTTCTGCCCGGAGTCGGCCCGGATGAGGCTTCTTACGGCTTTCCGATCGGTCGAACGGGCCGATCTTTTCTGGGGGGCCACGCTCCTATCCCGTCGGGGTCTGGCGGTCCGGGCGCTGGCCCACGACACCCCGGCCCTTCACGGTTTTTTTTTAACCTCTGGGACCTTTTTCGAAAGGAGGTGTTGGGGAGATCCCTCCCCCCCATTCGAAAATATTGACCATTCTTAAGCGAATCGATCGACACATGTGATTGATGGGGGCATCGTTTGTCGCCCTGAAGTAAGTCAAGGGAAGATCACTATCAGAAGGAGAGGAGAGATGGTGGGAGAAAAAAAATCAACGGAAGGGGTCAAAACAAAACGGCGTTATCTGAAGCCGACATTATTCGGTCTTCTGGTTCTCTTGGCGGTGGGGGTCGTCGGGACCTTCGCTGCAAGGGAGGTCGCAAATGCGGCGGGGGAGGAGAAACCACCCATCAAGATCGGCATCCTCCATTCGCTCAGCGGAACGATGGCGATCAGCGAGCAGTCGATCAAAGACATCATGATGATGGGAATCGAGGAGATCAACGCCAAGGGGGGGGTGCTCGGCCGGAAGATCGAGCCGATCGTGGAAGATCCCGCCTCCAACTGGGACCTCTTCGCCGAGAAGGCGAAGAAGCTTCTGGTTCAGGACAAAGTTCCGGTGATCTTCGGCTGCTGGACGTCGGTCAGCCGGAAGTCGGTGCTCCCGGTGGTCGAGAAGAACAACGGCCTTCTCTTCTATCCGGTGCAGTATGAGGGGGAAGAGTGCTCCCGGAACATCATCTACACCGGCGCGTCGGTCAACCAGCAGGCCGTTCCCGCCGTGGAATATTTCCTGAGCAAAGAAGGGGGGGAGAAGAAAAAATTCTACCTGCTCGGCACCGACTACGTTTATCCGCGGACCACGAACAAGATCCTCCGGGCGATGCTCCTGAAGAAAGGAATCGCCGAGAAGGACATCATGGAAGAGTACACCCCGTTCCATCACCAGGACTATCAAACGATCGTCGCCAAGATCAAACGGTTCTGCGCCGGCGGGAAAGCGGCGGTGATCAACACCGTCAACGGCGACTCCAACGTTCCCCTCTTCAAAGAGCTGGCGAACACTGGGGTGAAAGCGGACGAGTGTCCGGTGATGTCGTTCAGCGTGGCGGAAGATGAGCTGCGCGGCCTCGACACCAAGCCGTTGGTCGGCCACCTGGCGGCGTGGAACTATTTCCAATCGGTCAGCACCCCGGAGAACAAGGAGCTGGTCAAGAAGTTCAAGGCATTCGCCAAAAAGAACAACCTCCCCGGCGGGGCGAGCCGTGTGGTGGATGATCCGATGTTCTGGGGGTATAACGGCCTCTATCTTTGGAAGGCGGCGGTCGAAAAGGCGGGGAGCACCGATGTCGATGCGGTGCTGAAGGCCTATCCCGGACTGGAGGTCCAAACGGCGGCGGGAAAAATCGTGGCCGATACGCGGAACCATCACACCGCGAAGCCGGTTTATATCGGCCGGATCTTGGCCAACGGTCAATTCGAGATCATCTGGCAGTCGAAAGGGCTCGTGACGCCGGAGCCGTGGAGCGAGTACACCTATCCCGATCGCCAATGTGATTGGAGCAAGGGGGGCAAGGGGTCGTTCGACATGAAGGGGGGCCAGAAGGTCTTCCTCGATCCGTCGGCGATGCCGATCGAGCCGATGTAGTTTAAAGCAGGTGTCGGGGGCCGGGGGGCGGAAACGTCTCCCGGCCCCGTGTGGTATGGCGAAAAGATGAAATTACAAATAGTCGTTCTGGTCTTCATTTTTCTTTTTGGGCCGCTTCAGTCCGCTTGGTCGGAGGGGTCCCTTCCCGCCGGTGGAGATAAGGGGCTGCTCCTCCAGCAGATCGCCGGGGATGATCCGGAGGTTCAGGCGGGGACGCTGAAGGAATTGGCCGAGGAGGGAGATCCGGCGAGTCTTCCCCTCCTCACGGCGCTGCATGAGGGGAGTCTTTACCGGTGGACGACCGACGGAGCGGTCCGGGTTGTCCGCGTTGAAATGGTCGCCTCGCCCGACGGCGAGAAGAAAGGTCTCCTGGTCGATCCGTTGACCGGGGAGCGGATCGGCGAAGGGGATGGAACCGACGAGGGATTCGAGATGATCTCGGTCGGATCGAGTGAAGGGCGGCGGTGGGTCTCGGCGGCGCTCGACCGGATCAAACTTTCCGATCCTTCCCCGGAGGCGCGCCGCTCGGCGGCGACCAAAATCGGGAACGGGGGGGATCTCTCCAATCTTCTCCCGCTGACCCGGGCCTTGTCCCGGGAAACCGATCGTTGGGCGCGGCATGCGATGGAAGAGGCGGTTGGACAAATTCAGCTCGCAGATCCCGATCCGGCGGTCCGTCGCGCGGCGGCGGAGCGGTTGGGGACGATCCACAGCCAGCAGGGGCTTCCCCGATTGAAGGCCCTCTTTTCCGAGGAGCCGGCCGAAACCGACCCTGCCGTCCGATCGGCGCTCCGGACGGCGATCGGACGAATCGAGGACTACCAGGCCCGGGAGCAGTTTGTCGGGACCCTTTTCAGCGGGATCAGCCTCGGATCGATCCTGTTGTTGATGGGGCTCGGCCTGGCGATCACCTTCGGGTTGATGGGGGTGATCAACATGGCCCACGGCGAGATGATGATGATGGGGGCCTATACAACCTTCGTCCTGCAGGAGATTTTCAGAACGCGCTTTCCGGCGGGGTATCACGATCTCTATTTTATCGCGGCGCTCCCGCTCTCTTTTCTTGTGGCCGCCGTGGTCGGGTGGCTTTTGGAGAAGGGGGTGATTCGGTTTCTCTACGGAAAGCCGCTCGAGACGCTGCTGGCGACCTGGGGGATCAGCATGATTCTGCAGCAGGCGGCGCGGTGGTATTTCGGCGATCTGACGAGTGTGAACGCGCCGACCTGGATCCGCGGCGGCGTTCAGGCGACGGTCGGTCTGGTTTTACCTTACAATCGCATTTTCATTATCGCCTTAAGCATCGTGGGATTGGTGGGGGTTTCTCTTCTCCTCTCGCGGACCCGCTGGGGGCTGAAGATCCGGGCGGTCACGCAAAACCGCGACATGAGCGCGTGCCTGGGGATCTCGACCCGCCGTGTCGATGGATGGACCTTTGCTTTGGGAGCGGGCCTGGCGGGGCTGGCGGGATGCGCCTTGAGTCTGGTGGGGAATGTCGATCCGGAGATGGGGAAAACCTATATCGTCGATTCGTTTATGGTGGTCGTGGTCGGCGGGGTCGGCAAGCTGGCCGGGACGGTCGTCTCGGCGTTTGGGATCGGAATGCTGAATAAGATCTTGGAGCCGATGATCGGCGGGACCGGCGGGGCGATCTACGCCAAAATTTTTATCCTCGCGGCGATCATCCTCTTCCTTCAGCGAAAGCCCTCCGGTCTCTTCCCGGCCAAAGGCCGCGCGGCGGAGTCGGCATAATGTCGGTCGATTCGAAGAAGGGGAACTTCGGGCTGATTGCAACGGCGCTTGTTCTGGGGGTGATCCTTCCGATCCTCAACATGCTTCCGGCCGGCGCCGCGCTCCATCTTCCCGACTTTTATCTAACCCTTCTTGGGAAATATCTCTCGCTGGCGATCTTGGCGATCGGCATGGATCTGCTCTGGGGTTATGCCGGGATCTTAAGTCTCTGCCAGGGGGTTTTCTTCGGCCTCGGCGGATATGCCATCGGGATGTATCTGATGCTGGAGATCGGGTCGGAGCAGAGTAAATACGGCGAGGCGATCCCCGATTTCATGGTCTGGAACCAGGTGGCGGAGCTCCCCTGGTTCTGGAAGCCGTTCGAGCACTTCGGATTGGCGGCGCTGGGGGTGATCCTGATCCCGGCCCTCTTCGGGGGGATCTTCGGCTATCTCACCTTCCGCAGCCGGATCAAAGGGGTCTATGTCTCCATCCTGACGCAGGCGCTTGCTTTCGCCGCCTGGCTCCTCTTCAATCGAAACGAAATGAACCTCGGCGGAACGAACGGCCTCACCGATTTCAAGACCCTCCTCGGGTTTTCCCTCCACGATCCGGCGACGCAGCGGGGACTCTACATCGCAACGGTCGTTTTCCTCATCGGGGCCTATCTTCTCTGCCGGTCGATCGTTTCCTCCAAGTTGGGGAAGGTCCTTCGTGCGATCCGGGACAACGAGCGCCGCCTCCATTTTTGCGGCTTCTCCACGACCGGATTCAAAGTTTTCGTCTTTTCCGTCTCGGCCGTTTTGGCGGGGGTGGCCGGCGCCTTGTATGTGCCGCAAGTGGGGATCATCACCCCCAGCCAGATGGGGGTTCTCCCGTCGCTGGAGGTGGTCGTCTGGGTCGCGCTCGGCGGCCGCGGGACGTTGATCGGCGCGGCCCTCGGCGCCGTCGTCGTCAACGGTCTGCGGACCTATCTGACGACCAAGGTCCCGCAGCTCTGGCCCTTTCTCCTTGGCGGGCTTTTTGTCGCAGGGGTCCTCTTTTTTCCGAACGGACTGGTCGGATTGCCGGCTCAGATCCAACAGTGGGTAAAACGAAGGTTCGGAAGAGTGAAATCTGCAAGCGGGATGGGGGAGGGGCTTCCCTCGAACGGTCAGCCAAAAGAAATTGATGGAAGCAGGAAAGATGTTCAGGTCGATGTCGCAGTCATTGAGGAAAAAGCAACGGCTCCTCCGAGGGAGACGATCATCTATCTGGAGGCGGTGACGGTCAGCTTCGAGGGCTTTTTGGCGCTGCGCGACTTGAATTTTTTTATGGAGCGGGGAGAGCTCCGGTTCGTCATCGGGCCGAACGGGGCCGGGAAGACGACCCTGCTGGACGTGATCTCCGGGAAGGTCAAGCCGGCGAAGGGCCGGGTCATCTTCGAAGCGGGGACCGATCTTCTCCCGTTGAGAGAGCACCAGATCGCCAACCGGGGGATCGGCCGAAAATTTCAGACCCCGACCGCTTTTCCGCACCATACCGTTTTCGATAATCTCGCCCTCGCGCTGCGGGGGAAGAAGGGGGTGATCCCGTCTCTCTTCGGCCGGCGGGGACGGGAGGAGCGGGAGCGGATCGAGGCGATCCTCCACTGGATCGGGCTGGCGGAGCATGCCGAGCGGTTCGCCGGAACCCTCGCCCACGGCCAGCGGCAGTGGCTGGAGATCGGGATGGTGATGGCGCAGGAGCCGAAGCTTCTTTTGATCGACGAGCCGGTGGCGGGGATGACCGGAAAAGAGCGGGAGGAGACCGGCCTGCTTTTAGAGGGAATTGCCCGGGAGCATTCGGTGTTGGTGATCGAACATGACATGGAGTTCGTCCGCCATTT encodes the following:
- the urtD gene encoding urea ABC transporter ATP-binding protein UrtD codes for the protein MTVSFEGFLALRDLNFFMERGELRFVIGPNGAGKTTLLDVISGKVKPAKGRVIFEAGTDLLPLREHQIANRGIGRKFQTPTAFPHHTVFDNLALALRGKKGVIPSLFGRRGREERERIEAILHWIGLAEHAERFAGTLAHGQRQWLEIGMVMAQEPKLLLIDEPVAGMTGKEREETGLLLEGIAREHSVLVIEHDMEFVRHFAKRVTVLHEGTVLCEGPMLQVQNDPRVVEVYLGREQEAHA
- a CDS encoding porin, producing MIRYRLGRIFVFLGLLGILLSSLATGPSTAHAGGTIKIDDVRSVSVGMGLRTSFNMIEDAAPSGEDWSKDFALDNIRLYMSGQLHELITFEFNTEREQTSATTESIRVLDAVVKFGFNDYFNIWFGRFLPPSDRSNLDGPYYLNAWDFPFVQMYPAIFAGRDDGAAIWGMIGGGKFKYQVGAFDGTTGGPNEKDNLLYAGRLTLNLWDPEAGYYNSSTYYGSMNVLAIGLAAMTQKDAVGTAGASGDFTGWNVDLLVERNLGSAGVATLEGAYYDYDNEGLATEGDGYFALISYLLPGKVGGETLQGQLQPMVRYQRFENEGPATGDHSRLDVALSYIIDGHNARITLTYSQDDPAAAGAPDFDMIKLGLQFQI
- the urtB gene encoding urea ABC transporter permease subunit UrtB, which produces MKLQIVVLVFIFLFGPLQSAWSEGSLPAGGDKGLLLQQIAGDDPEVQAGTLKELAEEGDPASLPLLTALHEGSLYRWTTDGAVRVVRVEMVASPDGEKKGLLVDPLTGERIGEGDGTDEGFEMISVGSSEGRRWVSAALDRIKLSDPSPEARRSAATKIGNGGDLSNLLPLTRALSRETDRWARHAMEEAVGQIQLADPDPAVRRAAAERLGTIHSQQGLPRLKALFSEEPAETDPAVRSALRTAIGRIEDYQAREQFVGTLFSGISLGSILLLMGLGLAITFGLMGVINMAHGEMMMMGAYTTFVLQEIFRTRFPAGYHDLYFIAALPLSFLVAAVVGWLLEKGVIRFLYGKPLETLLATWGISMILQQAARWYFGDLTSVNAPTWIRGGVQATVGLVLPYNRIFIIALSIVGLVGVSLLLSRTRWGLKIRAVTQNRDMSACLGISTRRVDGWTFALGAGLAGLAGCALSLVGNVDPEMGKTYIVDSFMVVVVGGVGKLAGTVVSAFGIGMLNKILEPMIGGTGGAIYAKIFILAAIILFLQRKPSGLFPAKGRAAESA
- a CDS encoding urease accessory protein UreD yields the protein MHGILNITFEQKRNRTVAREIRQQAPLRVIRPFYPEGEGTAHLYLLNATAGILEGDQLEISLRLEKGTHAVVTTPAATRVHPTPSGEARQRTTLSVGPGATLEYLAEPVLPYAGAAFHQETDIFLEEQAILFYADLLGPGRLARGESFAYRLYENQLRIVDPEGVLVQERFRLAPSERPLEEIGVMEGFSHLGTLYLFCPESARMRLLTAFRSVERADLFWGATLLSRRGLAVRALAHDTPALHGFFLTSGTFFERRCWGDPSPPFENIDHS
- the urtA gene encoding urea ABC transporter substrate-binding protein, with translation MVGEKKSTEGVKTKRRYLKPTLFGLLVLLAVGVVGTFAAREVANAAGEEKPPIKIGILHSLSGTMAISEQSIKDIMMMGIEEINAKGGVLGRKIEPIVEDPASNWDLFAEKAKKLLVQDKVPVIFGCWTSVSRKSVLPVVEKNNGLLFYPVQYEGEECSRNIIYTGASVNQQAVPAVEYFLSKEGGEKKKFYLLGTDYVYPRTTNKILRAMLLKKGIAEKDIMEEYTPFHHQDYQTIVAKIKRFCAGGKAAVINTVNGDSNVPLFKELANTGVKADECPVMSFSVAEDELRGLDTKPLVGHLAAWNYFQSVSTPENKELVKKFKAFAKKNNLPGGASRVVDDPMFWGYNGLYLWKAAVEKAGSTDVDAVLKAYPGLEVQTAAGKIVADTRNHHTAKPVYIGRILANGQFEIIWQSKGLVTPEPWSEYTYPDRQCDWSKGGKGSFDMKGGQKVFLDPSAMPIEPM